One Nostoc punctiforme PCC 73102 DNA window includes the following coding sequences:
- a CDS encoding glycosyltransferase family 4 protein, which translates to MLNSINEAKQDNKHLHRGIFEEDLIYQCSNFDVGEGGGVETYLASLFEHRPPEVSDRVIKSLKGVDQSQFKLLHIHSPDLLLQLTGECPTVFSVHNHSLYCPSGTKYLAGQRTICDRNFSYLGCTWGKLVDKCGTRRPLRTLKELQITHQLLDTLKKVKITFVANSEYVRQELIKNGVPSEQTVTLHCGISVPQIKTAPLSLEVHQNHRILFVGRIVSDKGLEWLLKTLIHTNPQIQLDIAGEGWERPRLEKLANTIGLSNRIVWHGWCDADKINQLYQQCFAVIFPSVWPEPAGLVTLEAYSNYRPVIGSAVGGIPEHLRDGETGILVPGNDIKKLVDAIHSLDKDYQKTRQMGEQGHALLMKEFTMAAHVNNLRTIYAKTIAEFPARTKKLYSISQVK; encoded by the coding sequence ATGCTTAACTCAATCAATGAAGCCAAACAAGATAATAAACACTTGCATAGAGGGATCTTTGAAGAAGACCTGATTTATCAATGCTCTAATTTTGATGTAGGTGAGGGCGGAGGTGTTGAAACTTATTTAGCTTCTCTGTTTGAACATCGACCGCCTGAAGTTAGCGATCGCGTGATAAAATCCCTCAAGGGTGTTGACCAAAGCCAATTCAAGCTGCTGCATATCCACAGCCCAGATTTACTATTGCAGCTTACAGGCGAATGTCCTACTGTCTTTAGTGTTCATAATCACTCATTGTACTGTCCTAGTGGCACAAAGTATTTAGCAGGGCAACGGACAATCTGCGATCGCAACTTTTCTTACTTAGGTTGTACTTGGGGTAAGTTAGTAGATAAATGTGGTACCCGTAGACCCTTAAGAACTCTTAAAGAACTTCAAATTACTCATCAGTTATTAGATACCTTAAAAAAGGTAAAAATTACTTTTGTCGCTAATAGCGAATATGTGCGTCAAGAGTTGATTAAAAACGGCGTACCTTCTGAGCAAACTGTAACCCTACACTGTGGTATCTCTGTACCGCAAATAAAGACCGCTCCCCTGAGCTTAGAAGTTCACCAAAATCATAGAATTTTATTTGTTGGTCGCATTGTTTCTGATAAAGGTCTGGAATGGCTACTTAAAACCTTAATACATACAAATCCGCAAATTCAACTTGATATTGCAGGTGAAGGTTGGGAACGGCCACGGTTAGAAAAGTTAGCAAACACAATCGGATTAAGTAATCGGATTGTTTGGCATGGTTGGTGCGATGCTGACAAAATAAATCAACTTTATCAACAGTGTTTTGCAGTCATCTTTCCTAGTGTCTGGCCTGAACCTGCCGGTCTTGTAACACTAGAAGCATACTCTAATTATCGACCTGTAATTGGTAGTGCAGTGGGAGGCATTCCAGAACATTTGCGAGATGGAGAAACAGGTATTCTTGTTCCAGGTAATGATATCAAAAAGCTAGTTGATGCTATTCATTCTTTGGATAAAGATTATCAAAAAACTCGGCAAATGGGCGAACAAGGCCATGCTTTATTGATGAAAGAATTTACAATGGCTGCTCATGTAAATAATCTGCGAACAATTTATGCAAAAACAATAGCCGAATTTCCTGCGAGAACGAAAAAATTATATAGTATTTCTCAAGTGAAATAA
- a CDS encoding glycosyltransferase family 4 protein → MKLCIVTHKIKKGDGQGRVNYEVANEAIRRGHQLTLLASEVAPELEANSQVNWIPIPVKDYPTEFVRNFVFAQKSTDWLRKHRSEIDLVKVNGAINLAAADVNAVHFVHSSWLRSPVHISRNRRDFYGFYQWLFTAFNARWEKQAFQKAQVVVAVSEKVAHELVNIGVPRSRIRVIVNGVDLDEFTPGESDRQKLGLPENVTLALFAGDIRTPRKNLDTVLHALVKVPDLHLVVVGHTQNSPFPQLAASLGLSKRVHFVGFRRDIPQIMQAVDLFVFPSRYEACSLVLLEALSSGLPVITATATGGGELVTPECGIVLSNSDDSDALALALLTLVSSPTLIKQMGKAARSVAEQHSWTTMAQTYVDLFEELSKNAEHRSDTNLSPSTRPITLPFSATEAN, encoded by the coding sequence ATGAAACTTTGTATTGTTACTCATAAAATTAAAAAAGGTGATGGGCAGGGACGAGTAAACTATGAGGTTGCTAATGAAGCAATTCGTCGTGGTCATCAACTAACATTATTAGCTAGTGAAGTCGCACCAGAATTAGAAGCTAATAGTCAAGTTAATTGGATTCCAATTCCAGTCAAAGATTATCCGACAGAATTTGTACGTAATTTCGTATTTGCCCAAAAAAGTACAGATTGGTTACGGAAACATCGCTCTGAGATTGATTTAGTTAAAGTCAATGGCGCAATTAATCTGGCTGCGGCTGATGTGAATGCTGTACATTTTGTCCATAGTTCATGGTTGCGATCGCCTGTTCATATTTCTCGCAACCGCCGTGATTTTTATGGTTTTTACCAATGGCTGTTTACGGCTTTTAATGCCCGTTGGGAAAAACAGGCTTTCCAAAAAGCGCAGGTTGTCGTAGCAGTATCAGAAAAAGTAGCCCACGAATTAGTCAACATTGGTGTGCCGCGTTCTCGCATTCGCGTAATTGTCAATGGCGTTGACTTAGACGAGTTTACTCCTGGTGAAAGCGATCGCCAAAAGTTGGGTTTACCGGAGAATGTCACCCTGGCATTATTCGCCGGAGATATCCGCACACCCAGAAAGAACTTAGATACAGTACTGCACGCCTTGGTGAAAGTTCCCGATTTACATTTGGTGGTAGTGGGACACACCCAAAATAGCCCTTTCCCGCAGTTAGCAGCATCATTAGGGTTAAGTAAACGCGTGCATTTTGTAGGATTTCGCCGTGATATCCCCCAAATTATGCAAGCAGTAGATTTATTTGTTTTTCCTTCCCGATACGAAGCTTGCAGCCTCGTATTGTTAGAAGCACTTTCTTCAGGACTGCCAGTAATTACTGCCACAGCCACCGGGGGCGGAGAGTTGGTGACACCAGAATGTGGCATCGTCTTATCCAACTCAGATGATAGTGATGCTTTGGCTCTGGCATTGCTGACTTTGGTGAGTAGTCCCACCCTCATAAAGCAAATGGGCAAAGCTGCTCGTTCTGTGGCAGAACAACATAGCTGGACTACTATGGCACAAACTTATGTGGATCTATTCGAGGAGTTAAGCAAGAATGCGGAACACCGTTCTGATACCAACTTATCGCCGTCCACAAGACCTATCACGCTGCCTTTTAGCGCTACAGAAGCAAATTAA
- the hepA gene encoding heterocyst formation ABC transporter subunit HepA, producing the protein MNFQLPQKFRSLLKASSFWQENYLILREFKHFRKIVILALTFSILAATFEGVSIGFLLSFLQSLTSPNAQPVQTGIEWFDNLVLGSNSSAINRLYRISSLILLSTWLRVAFNYFGQVYTELSQLHFGDRLRKQIFEQLQSLSLSYFAKTRSGELINTITTEIERIRQGFSGAAFLVSRGITTLVYLISMFLISWQLTVISALLFTLLGVGLSNLNARVRESSFGMTTANANFTSTAIEFINGIRTVHSCGTQEFERQRYYKASDKVVSSTTKVVFTWTLVKPIAEGAATTVLVGMIILAFTSLVSNGTLQVASLLTFFFVLFRFIPFVQDINGTRAFLSTLHGSADNIKNLLKSDDKNYFKNGKLQFNALERAINLVSVDFGYDDQNIVLHNITLTIEKGKMTALVGASGAGKTTLADLIPRFYNATEGNVYIDEVDIRLFEINSLRRKIAVVSQDTFIFNTDVWQNIAYGTPQATNEQIQEAAKLANALEFILEMPEGFNTQLGDRGVRLSGGQRQRIAIARALLRNPEILILDEATSALDSVSERLIQDSLEKLSVGRTVIAIAHRLSTIAKADKVVVLEAGRIVEQGKYQELLARQGKLWEYHQMQYYNS; encoded by the coding sequence ATGAATTTTCAGCTTCCTCAAAAATTTCGTAGTCTGCTCAAAGCTTCTAGCTTTTGGCAAGAAAACTATTTGATATTGCGAGAATTTAAACACTTTCGCAAAATAGTAATTTTAGCTCTGACATTCTCGATTTTAGCAGCAACTTTTGAAGGAGTAAGTATTGGTTTTTTACTTTCCTTTTTGCAAAGCTTAACTAGTCCCAATGCTCAACCTGTCCAAACAGGAATAGAATGGTTTGATAATTTAGTATTGGGATCTAATTCCTCAGCAATTAATCGTCTATACCGCATATCTTCGCTGATATTATTAAGTACTTGGTTACGTGTCGCTTTCAATTATTTTGGACAAGTTTATACTGAATTATCTCAACTACATTTTGGCGATCGCTTACGAAAGCAAATCTTTGAACAGTTACAATCCTTATCGTTAAGTTACTTTGCCAAAACTCGTTCTGGTGAACTAATTAACACAATAACCACAGAGATCGAAAGGATCAGGCAGGGTTTTAGTGGTGCAGCATTTTTAGTATCTAGAGGGATAACAACTCTTGTCTACTTAATATCAATGTTTTTGATATCATGGCAACTGACTGTAATTTCAGCATTACTCTTTACACTTTTAGGTGTAGGGTTATCTAATCTGAATGCCAGAGTCAGAGAATCAAGTTTTGGCATGACAACTGCTAATGCTAACTTTACATCAACAGCCATAGAATTTATTAATGGCATTCGCACTGTTCATTCTTGTGGTACTCAAGAATTTGAACGCCAGCGTTACTACAAAGCTAGCGATAAGGTAGTAAGTTCTACAACTAAAGTTGTATTTACTTGGACACTTGTCAAGCCAATTGCCGAAGGGGCAGCCACTACGGTGTTGGTGGGAATGATTATTTTGGCATTCACTAGCCTGGTTAGTAATGGAACGCTACAAGTTGCTTCTTTGCTAACATTTTTCTTTGTACTATTTCGCTTCATTCCGTTTGTTCAAGATATTAATGGCACACGAGCATTTCTCAGTACTCTACATGGCTCGGCAGACAACATTAAAAATTTGTTGAAAAGTGATGATAAAAATTATTTTAAGAATGGAAAACTTCAGTTTAACGCTTTAGAAAGGGCAATAAATTTAGTATCTGTAGATTTCGGTTACGATGACCAAAATATAGTACTGCATAACATTACCCTAACCATTGAAAAGGGAAAAATGACTGCACTAGTCGGAGCCTCTGGTGCTGGTAAAACCACCCTTGCTGATTTAATCCCTCGATTTTACAATGCCACAGAGGGAAATGTTTATATCGATGAAGTTGATATAAGACTATTTGAAATTAACTCTCTACGTCGTAAAATAGCTGTTGTCAGTCAGGATACATTTATCTTCAATACTGATGTTTGGCAAAATATTGCTTATGGTACTCCACAAGCTACTAATGAGCAAATTCAAGAAGCTGCTAAATTAGCGAATGCGCTGGAATTTATTTTAGAAATGCCCGAAGGTTTTAATACCCAATTGGGAGATCGGGGTGTTAGATTATCTGGAGGACAAAGACAGCGAATTGCGATCGCACGGGCACTACTACGGAACCCAGAAATTTTGATTTTGGATGAAGCAACTAGTGCTTTAGATTCTGTATCCGAGCGCTTAATTCAAGATTCATTAGAAAAGCTATCTGTGGGTAGAACAGTAATTGCGATCGCTCACCGTCTTTCTACTATTGCGAAAGCAGATAAAGTCGTAGTACTAGAAGCAGGACGGATAGTAGAACAGGGCAAGTATCAAGAATTACTCGCACGCCAAGGCAAGCTGTGGGAATATCATCAGATGCAATACTATAATTCGTAA
- a CDS encoding glycosyltransferase family 4 protein, with the protein MKAIIVMPLAEQRGGGEMMLWDLVQQGRNAGVEWLVIFLEHGPMVEQVKSLGIDARVVESGRLRQIHRFIGAVFRIAAIARRERADIIVNWMWITHISGGLAAMLAGLPAVWYQLEVPSDKTWLVRIATLIPAQAIITLSQDGKQAQAEIWPHRPTPLVYPGVALDRFEPDALPTPEEARRKLGLPLHGPLIGIVGRLQRWKGMHVLVQAMPKILEKYPDAHCVVVGGKHDLEPGYEDFLKAEIATLGLEEQVIMAGLQRNIPEWVQAMDVFVHASDKEPFGIVIIEAMALGKPVIAGDAGGPTEIITDGMNGLLTPYGDADKLAITILRYLDEQEFARSAGIAARQRALDFSTQNYAQNFISAIRSAIPSVSSAE; encoded by the coding sequence ATGAAAGCAATTATTGTAATGCCACTAGCCGAACAACGAGGCGGCGGTGAAATGATGCTTTGGGATTTGGTACAGCAGGGACGTAATGCTGGTGTTGAGTGGCTGGTGATATTTTTAGAACACGGCCCGATGGTAGAACAAGTAAAGTCCCTTGGCATTGATGCGCGAGTTGTAGAAAGTGGACGTTTACGCCAAATCCACCGTTTTATTGGTGCTGTTTTTCGGATAGCTGCGATCGCACGCCGCGAACGTGCAGATATAATTGTCAATTGGATGTGGATTACGCATATATCTGGAGGCTTGGCGGCAATGCTGGCTGGTTTGCCTGCTGTATGGTATCAGCTAGAAGTACCGAGCGATAAAACTTGGTTGGTACGAATTGCTACTTTAATCCCAGCCCAAGCAATTATCACCCTTTCTCAAGATGGCAAGCAAGCACAAGCAGAGATTTGGCCCCACAGGCCAACACCCTTGGTTTATCCCGGTGTCGCGCTAGACCGATTTGAGCCTGATGCTTTGCCAACTCCAGAAGAAGCACGCCGAAAACTGGGCTTACCTTTACACGGCCCATTGATTGGAATTGTGGGACGATTGCAACGATGGAAGGGAATGCACGTATTAGTGCAAGCGATGCCCAAAATTTTAGAGAAGTATCCTGATGCTCATTGTGTGGTAGTTGGCGGTAAGCACGATTTAGAACCGGGCTATGAGGACTTCTTAAAAGCCGAAATTGCTACCTTGGGCTTGGAAGAACAAGTAATTATGGCTGGACTACAGCGTAATATCCCGGAGTGGGTGCAGGCGATGGATGTATTCGTTCATGCATCGGATAAAGAACCGTTTGGAATTGTGATTATTGAGGCGATGGCGCTGGGTAAACCTGTGATTGCTGGCGATGCAGGAGGCCCGACAGAGATTATTACCGATGGGATGAATGGACTATTAACACCTTACGGCGATGCGGATAAATTAGCGATCACAATTCTCCGCTATCTTGACGAACAAGAATTTGCCCGTAGTGCAGGAATAGCTGCCAGGCAACGCGCCTTGGATTTCTCAACGCAGAATTATGCTCAAAACTTTATTAGTGCAATTCGTTCTGCAATACCCAGTGTTTCATCTGCTGAATGA
- a CDS encoding glycosyltransferase family 2 protein, whose protein sequence is MSLSQECQQPLVSVIIPTYNRPDYLKQAIASAIKQTYQNIEIIVSDNCSPENPQALVASFGDSRIRFWRHQQNVGMLANQQHGFKMARGKYVASLHDDDIWNEDFLAKLVPVLEANPELILAFCDQYIIDANGIIDNAGTEKNTRGYKRDQLKEGIYQPFCKVGLVDKSIPTAASCVIRNNLIDWDSIPPEVGGMWDLYLTYLCCISAYGAYYYPEKLTRYRAHEQTDTMLSGSRDVQAKIRKAKSEMFCYQAFMEDAQLQKFRTYFQQKWLEANTTLGIGLLRSKQIAVARPYFWQALTKQKFNARTLVALSLTFTPQFLANKLIELSK, encoded by the coding sequence ATGTCATTATCTCAAGAATGCCAACAGCCTTTAGTCAGCGTTATTATCCCTACCTATAACCGACCAGACTATCTTAAGCAAGCGATCGCTAGTGCCATTAAACAGACTTATCAAAATATCGAAATTATTGTTTCAGATAATTGCAGTCCAGAAAATCCTCAAGCACTTGTGGCATCTTTTGGTGATTCACGCATCAGATTTTGGCGACACCAACAAAATGTAGGTATGCTCGCTAATCAGCAGCATGGGTTCAAGATGGCGCGAGGTAAATATGTTGCTAGTCTTCATGATGATGATATCTGGAATGAAGACTTCTTAGCAAAGCTTGTACCAGTTCTCGAAGCAAATCCTGAGTTAATTCTCGCTTTTTGTGACCAATATATTATAGATGCAAATGGCATAATTGATAATGCTGGGACTGAAAAAAATACACGCGGTTATAAGCGAGATCAACTCAAAGAAGGAATTTATCAACCTTTCTGTAAAGTTGGATTGGTAGATAAAAGTATACCTACTGCTGCATCTTGTGTAATTCGCAATAATCTGATCGATTGGGATAGTATTCCTCCAGAAGTTGGCGGAATGTGGGATTTATATTTAACTTATCTCTGTTGTATATCGGCTTATGGTGCTTACTACTATCCAGAAAAACTGACGCGATATCGCGCTCATGAGCAAACTGATACTATGCTCAGTGGTAGTCGAGATGTGCAGGCAAAAATCCGCAAAGCTAAAAGCGAAATGTTCTGTTATCAAGCCTTTATGGAAGACGCTCAGTTACAGAAATTTAGAACGTACTTTCAACAGAAATGGTTAGAGGCTAATACAACTTTGGGAATTGGTTTGCTGCGAAGTAAACAGATAGCAGTAGCACGTCCTTATTTTTGGCAGGCGCTGACTAAACAAAAATTTAATGCGCGAACCTTAGTAGCGCTAAGTCTTACCTTTACTCCGCAATTTTTGGCAAATAAATTAATAGAGTTGTCAAAATAG
- a CDS encoding glycosyltransferase family 2 protein has translation MRNTVLIPTYRRPQDLSRCLLALQKQIKPVDQVIVVVRDTDAETWQFLAQLNAPNLPLHTVKVTQPGVVAALNAGLAAVEGDIVSITDDDAAPHPDWLERIAAYFTSDSHLGGLGGRDWVYHGSKLEDESRPVVGQLQWFGRVIGNHHLGVGEPREVDILKGVNMSFRKEAIGQLRFDERMRGTGAQVHFEMAFTLALKRAGWKIIYDPNVAVDHYPAQRFDEDQRNNFNEIAFINLVHNETLVLLEHLPFIRRIVFLFWAVFVGTCDSLGFVQWLRFLPSQGQLAGKKLLASWRGRWQGYKEFVIGH, from the coding sequence ATGCGGAACACCGTTCTGATACCAACTTATCGCCGTCCACAAGACCTATCACGCTGCCTTTTAGCGCTACAGAAGCAAATTAAACCCGTCGATCAGGTGATAGTGGTTGTCCGCGATACGGATGCAGAAACTTGGCAATTTTTGGCGCAATTAAACGCGCCTAATCTGCCACTGCATACTGTGAAAGTGACACAACCAGGCGTAGTAGCAGCCCTCAACGCCGGATTAGCAGCAGTGGAGGGCGATATAGTTTCCATAACTGATGATGATGCTGCACCACACCCAGATTGGTTAGAGCGCATCGCCGCTTACTTTACCTCAGATAGTCACCTCGGCGGTCTGGGAGGGCGTGATTGGGTATACCACGGCAGCAAATTAGAAGATGAATCTCGCCCAGTAGTGGGACAGTTGCAGTGGTTTGGACGAGTGATTGGCAACCATCATCTGGGAGTGGGAGAACCCCGCGAAGTCGATATTCTCAAAGGCGTAAACATGAGTTTTCGTAAAGAGGCAATTGGACAATTACGCTTTGACGAGCGGATGCGTGGTACTGGAGCGCAGGTACATTTTGAAATGGCATTTACTCTGGCATTAAAGCGGGCTGGTTGGAAGATAATTTACGATCCTAATGTTGCTGTAGATCACTATCCTGCACAACGTTTTGATGAAGATCAGCGAAATAACTTTAACGAAATTGCCTTTATCAATTTAGTCCATAATGAAACCTTAGTTTTACTAGAGCATCTGCCATTTATCCGCCGGATTGTATTTTTATTCTGGGCAGTATTTGTAGGTACGTGCGATAGTTTGGGTTTTGTACAATGGCTGAGATTTTTACCTAGCCAAGGACAATTGGCGGGGAAAAAATTGCTAGCATCTTGGCGTGGGCGTTGGCAGGGATATAAAGAATTTGTCATTGGTCATTAG